A DNA window from Chelativorans sp. AA-79 contains the following coding sequences:
- a CDS encoding alpha/beta family hydrolase: protein MVRFLVDGPPEARVTILLAHGAGAPMDSASMTAAATALADAGFRVARFEFTYMASRRTESGRKPPPRAESLKGEYQAAVEEFASDGPLIIGGKSMGGRVASMVADELHDGGRIAGLLCLGYPFHPPDKPTQLRTAHLAGLKTPTLICQGTRDPFGTREEAPGYALSDRIEILWLEDGDHDLKPRKKISGYSAADHLRTMAEAVGRWAGKIVR, encoded by the coding sequence ATGGTGCGGTTTCTCGTCGACGGCCCGCCGGAAGCGCGCGTGACGATCCTGCTCGCCCACGGCGCCGGCGCACCGATGGACTCGGCGTCCATGACGGCCGCCGCAACGGCGCTGGCCGACGCCGGCTTCCGCGTCGCGCGCTTCGAGTTCACCTATATGGCGAGCCGCCGGACAGAGTCCGGGCGCAAGCCGCCGCCGCGCGCCGAAAGCCTGAAGGGCGAATACCAGGCGGCGGTGGAGGAGTTCGCATCGGACGGTCCGCTGATCATCGGTGGAAAGTCGATGGGCGGGCGCGTCGCGAGCATGGTGGCCGACGAACTCCACGACGGAGGCAGGATCGCCGGCCTCCTCTGCCTCGGCTACCCCTTCCATCCTCCGGACAAGCCCACACAGCTCAGGACGGCGCACCTCGCCGGCCTGAAGACGCCGACACTGATCTGCCAGGGCACGCGCGACCCCTTCGGCACCCGCGAGGAGGCCCCAGGCTACGCACTGTCGGACCGGATCGAGATCCTCTGGCTCGAGGACGGCGACCACGATCTGAAGCCGCGCAAGAAGATCTCCGGCTATTCCGCCGCCGATCACCTGAGGACCATGGCGGAGGCGGTCGGGAGATGGGCCGGAAAGATCGTACGCTGA
- a CDS encoding tetratricopeptide repeat protein produces MTSVAGTTFGIVGPLAAFPRRLAAREVERQHGHLRSGVTRRTSHVVFGRKLLERDSEARIDERFEAECGAGRRPVSENGFLRLLGLLQAPESPSVDRQALLDQSGLSERELALLSLFDAFEHDNEPYSFRDMILARKYAGLIAGGAGWSTIARSVHRSSGPVTSLTSLSLEAEGREAIYARMGERLSELDGQLLLPMDRANDAELEELFQLAEEAEAEERHEEAAALYERCLSIDPGDAVAAFNRANNLGAVGRSQEARRAYLLALKLDPSFVEAWFNLANLSKAAGRPGAARDCLREAIRLDDAYADAVYNLAALEFEAGNLAEARNWWARYLELDDRSEWARNATKGIQFVDLQIAKRGAG; encoded by the coding sequence GTGACCTCCGTCGCAGGAACCACGTTCGGCATCGTCGGTCCCCTGGCCGCCTTTCCCCGCCGGCTGGCCGCCCGCGAGGTGGAACGGCAGCACGGGCACTTGAGGAGCGGCGTCACCCGCCGGACGTCCCATGTGGTCTTCGGCCGCAAGCTTCTCGAGCGCGACAGCGAGGCCAGGATCGATGAACGCTTCGAGGCCGAATGCGGTGCGGGCCGCCGGCCGGTCAGCGAAAACGGCTTTCTCAGGCTTCTGGGGCTCCTGCAGGCGCCGGAGAGCCCGTCGGTCGACCGGCAAGCCCTGCTCGACCAGTCGGGACTGTCCGAGCGGGAGCTTGCCCTCTTGTCACTGTTCGACGCGTTCGAGCACGACAACGAGCCCTACTCCTTCCGCGACATGATCCTGGCGAGGAAATATGCCGGCCTGATCGCTGGTGGCGCCGGCTGGAGCACGATCGCCCGCTCCGTCCACCGCTCGTCCGGCCCGGTGACCTCGCTCACGTCGTTGTCGCTGGAGGCCGAGGGGCGGGAGGCAATCTACGCCCGCATGGGCGAGCGGCTGAGCGAGCTCGACGGGCAACTGCTCCTGCCCATGGACCGGGCGAACGACGCGGAGCTGGAGGAGCTGTTCCAGCTTGCGGAAGAGGCCGAGGCCGAGGAGCGGCACGAGGAGGCGGCCGCGCTCTACGAGCGCTGCCTATCGATCGATCCGGGCGACGCGGTCGCCGCCTTCAATCGTGCGAACAATCTCGGAGCGGTCGGCCGTTCGCAAGAGGCGCGCCGGGCCTATCTTCTCGCCTTGAAGCTCGATCCCTCCTTTGTGGAGGCCTGGTTCAACCTGGCAAATCTTTCGAAGGCAGCGGGGCGGCCTGGGGCGGCCCGTGACTGCCTGCGGGAGGCGATCCGGCTCGACGACGCATACGCGGACGCCGTCTATAACCTTGCCGCCCTGGAGTTCGAGGCCGGCAATCTCGCCGAAGCACGGAACTGGTGGGCCCGCTATCTGGAGCTCGACGACCGATCCGAGTGGGCGCGCAACGCCACGAAGGGCATTCAGTTCGTCGATCTTCAGATCGCCAAGAGAGGTGCCGGTTGA